Proteins encoded within one genomic window of Hevea brasiliensis isolate MT/VB/25A 57/8 chromosome 8, ASM3005281v1, whole genome shotgun sequence:
- the LOC131182417 gene encoding NAC transcription factor 32-like encodes MEVTQQQSNASVTATRQPRTDPINDNNRKNFIDIDYFNSFPPGYRFRPLDGELVVHYLKNKIANQPLPPNKIMEVKLYEYNPEKLAEEYWQCGEKEWYFFTPRDKKYPNGSRPKRDAGGGYWKATGADKAVKYKGAVVGYRKALVFYMGKPPNDTKTNWIMHEYRVSDAPPRIKTSTDDMSLDNWVLCRIYKRDAKDNLRSRLSNEEQSAELDDQTADVVRDVDKNSDPPAYTNVLNDNKQIVSIPIQENPSAFYENPPYVPINNYDHHQAMLEAANYQRAMFAAANYGSYRTYATGMTPPMPEPVQIYPPEDIQIHPTEDIQIQPTEDIVSKYLNENSCEFELSLSPDDWDIISNCLL; translated from the exons ATGGAGGTGACACAGCAGCAGTCCAATGCTTCTGTTACCGCTACTCGTCAACCTCGAACAGACCCCATCAATGACAACAACAGAAAGAACTTcattgatattgattattttaattCTTTTCCACCCGGGTATAGGTTTCGCCCTTTGGACGGAGAGCTTGTCGTTCATTACTTGAAAAACAAGATAGCCAATCAACCCTTGCCTCCAAACAAGATCATGGAGGTTAAACTTTATGAGTACAATCCCGAGAAGCTTGCAG AGGAGTATTGGCAATGTGGGGAGAAAGAATGGTACTTTTTTACACCAAGGGACAAGAAATATCCAAATGGAAGTAGACCAAAACGAGATGCCGGTGGTGGATACTGGAAGGCAACTGGAGCGGATAAAGCTGTTAAATATAAGGGTGCTGTGGTTGGATATAGGAAGGCACTTGTTTTCTACATGGGAAAGCCTCCAAATGATACAAAGACTAACTGGATTATGCATGAATATAGGGTCAGTGATGCCCCTCCAAGAATCAAAACAAGTACCGATGATATGAgt TTGGATAATTGGGTTTTATGCAGGATATATAAGAGGGATGcgaaagacaatttgagaagtcgACTTTCAAATGAGGAACAATCTGCAGAGTTAGATGATCAAACTGCTGATGTTGTTAGGGATGTTGACAAAAATAGCGATCCTCCAGCCTACACAAACGTCCTTAATGACAATAAGCAAATTGTTTCAATCCCAATCCAAGAGAATCCAAGTGCATTTTATGAAAATCCTCCTTATGTTCCAATCAACAATTATGATCATCACCAAGCAATGTTAGAAGCTGCCAATTATCAACGAGCAATGTTTGCAGCTGCCAACTATGGATCTTATCGAACTTATGCTACTGGTATGACACCACCAATGCCTGAACCTGTTCAGATATATCCCCCAGAGGACATCCAGATACATCCCACAGAGGACATCCAGATACAACCCACAGAGGACATCGTATCCAAATATCTGAATGAGAATTCTTGTGAGTTCGAGCTATCACTATCACCGGATGATTGGGATATTATTTCCAATTGTCTACTATAG